A region of Salinibacter sp. 10B DNA encodes the following proteins:
- the recG gene encoding ATP-dependent DNA helicase RecG, with the protein MSDDFLEQDVRYVKGVGEKRANVWADAHGVRTVRDLLHFYPRRYLDRSTITPVERLQESPDPVTVVGTVQSTNIVPGKSQKRFELILQGERGGRMKCTWFQGIWWVRKAFEKGDQLAVHGKVEQYGRWFSMTHPDFDKLNDEGAILDTGRIVPLYPGGEAMEKVGLTSRSIRRILYNLFKEHGLKLQETLPERIVEHCDLMEGRVALRAIHFPKSQSERAQAEQRLKFEELFLIQLMLAQMRQQQDEVAGPAFDAPGEHTKEFVHDVLPFELTGAQKRSLREVIEDTQTGVQMNRLVQGDVGSGKTVVAVAAMMHAYDSGYQSAFMAPTELLAEQHYQNLLEYLQPLGLEPRLLTGSQTKREREEALRALRSGESPVAVGTHAIIQEEVEFDSLGLAVVDEQHRFGVAQRAEMFEKGQQPHMLLMTATPIPRSLAMTLYGDLDVSKIDEMPPGRKPVETQLRSEKRRGEVYAFLRDKLEQGQQAYVVYPLVEESEKMDLKDAENGYENLKKQFPDYTVGLVHGQMKSDQKENAMARFKDGTIDILVSTTVIEVGVDVPNATIMLVEHAERFGLSQLHQLRGRVGRSDQQSYCILMAGYKRSNEAKQRLEAMVRTNDGFEISETDLKIRGAGDFFGTRQSGMPDLKIADITEDTDILEEAREAAFSLVERDPHLRSEEHQRLRRRFEETYAAEGLGFARVG; encoded by the coding sequence ATGAGTGACGACTTTCTCGAACAGGACGTCCGCTATGTGAAAGGGGTTGGCGAAAAGCGGGCCAACGTGTGGGCCGACGCTCATGGCGTGCGCACCGTCCGCGACCTCCTCCACTTCTACCCCCGCCGGTACCTCGACCGCTCGACCATCACCCCGGTGGAGCGACTCCAGGAAAGCCCGGACCCAGTCACGGTGGTGGGCACCGTGCAGTCGACGAACATTGTACCGGGAAAGAGCCAGAAACGGTTTGAACTCATCTTGCAGGGCGAGCGGGGCGGGCGCATGAAGTGCACCTGGTTCCAGGGCATCTGGTGGGTGCGCAAGGCGTTCGAAAAAGGCGACCAACTGGCCGTACACGGCAAAGTAGAACAGTACGGCCGCTGGTTTTCGATGACGCACCCGGACTTCGACAAGCTCAACGACGAAGGGGCAATCCTCGACACCGGCCGCATCGTCCCCCTCTACCCCGGGGGCGAGGCAATGGAAAAGGTCGGCCTTACGAGCCGGTCCATCCGCCGCATCCTGTACAACCTCTTCAAGGAGCATGGGCTTAAGCTGCAAGAGACGCTCCCGGAGCGCATCGTCGAGCATTGCGACCTGATGGAGGGGCGCGTGGCGCTGCGGGCCATCCACTTTCCCAAGAGTCAGTCCGAACGGGCCCAGGCGGAGCAGCGCCTCAAGTTTGAAGAACTTTTCCTCATCCAGCTCATGCTCGCCCAGATGCGGCAGCAGCAGGACGAGGTGGCCGGTCCTGCGTTCGATGCGCCGGGCGAACACACGAAGGAGTTCGTCCATGACGTGCTCCCCTTTGAGCTCACCGGCGCCCAAAAGCGTTCCCTGCGCGAGGTCATCGAGGATACGCAGACGGGCGTGCAGATGAATCGGCTCGTTCAGGGCGATGTGGGCAGCGGAAAGACTGTGGTTGCCGTGGCGGCCATGATGCACGCCTACGACAGCGGCTACCAGAGCGCCTTCATGGCCCCGACGGAGCTCCTGGCCGAGCAGCACTACCAAAACCTCCTTGAGTACTTGCAGCCCCTGGGCCTGGAGCCGCGCCTGCTGACCGGCAGTCAGACCAAACGTGAGCGCGAAGAAGCCCTGCGCGCCCTCCGCAGCGGCGAAAGCCCCGTCGCCGTCGGTACGCACGCCATCATTCAAGAGGAAGTAGAATTCGATAGCCTGGGCCTCGCCGTTGTCGACGAGCAGCACCGGTTCGGCGTCGCGCAGCGGGCGGAGATGTTCGAGAAGGGCCAACAGCCGCACATGCTGCTGATGACGGCCACTCCCATCCCCCGCTCCCTTGCCATGACGCTCTACGGCGACCTCGACGTGTCGAAGATCGACGAGATGCCGCCGGGACGCAAGCCGGTGGAGACGCAACTCCGGTCCGAGAAGCGGCGAGGCGAGGTGTACGCGTTCCTGCGCGACAAGCTGGAGCAGGGCCAGCAGGCCTACGTCGTGTACCCGCTCGTGGAGGAGAGCGAGAAAATGGACCTGAAAGACGCGGAGAACGGCTACGAAAACCTAAAAAAGCAATTCCCCGACTACACCGTCGGCCTCGTCCACGGCCAGATGAAGTCCGACCAGAAGGAAAATGCGATGGCACGGTTCAAGGACGGCACCATCGATATCCTAGTGTCCACCACCGTCATCGAGGTGGGAGTCGACGTGCCGAACGCGACGATTATGCTCGTGGAGCACGCCGAGCGGTTCGGCCTCAGCCAACTGCACCAGCTGCGCGGACGGGTGGGCCGGAGCGACCAACAGAGCTACTGCATCCTGATGGCCGGGTACAAGCGCAGCAACGAGGCCAAGCAGCGACTGGAGGCGATGGTGCGCACAAACGACGGCTTCGAAATCAGCGAGACCGATCTCAAAATTCGGGGCGCGGGCGATTTTTTCGGGACGCGCCAGAGCGGCATGCCCGACCTCAAGATCGCCGACATCACGGAGGACACTGACATTCTAGAGGAGGCTCGTGAAGCCGCCTTTTCGTTGGTGGAACGCGATCCACACCTTCGGTCCGAGGAGCACCAGCGGCTCCGGCGGCGCTTCGAGGAAACGTATGCGGCAGAGGGCCTGGGCTTTGCACGGGTCGGATAA